Proteins encoded by one window of Lathyrus oleraceus cultivar Zhongwan6 chromosome 1, CAAS_Psat_ZW6_1.0, whole genome shotgun sequence:
- the LOC127135130 gene encoding ABC transporter D family member 2, chloroplastic isoform X1, protein MILLTQQISNPLLFFSYKSNPSFNQFNHHVQLHQGFTFLTQFSQQSSIMPISNGRHFKRRNLNKCFSSSESGKSLLPVDLDKKQGQLGGGSDGAVAAEGENPDLQTLFRRFWKVAAPYWSSDDKVQARLQLASVFILTLATTGISVGFSFLGRDFYNALANKDQEQFTKQLLYYLGGFAGGIPFFVLRDYARETLSLRWRSWMTRYYMDRYLKNQTFYKLQSQSIIDNPDQRIVDDLSSFTGTALSFSLTLFNAAVDLISFSNILYGIYPPLFVVLLIYSIGGTAISVFLGKGLVTLNFLQEKKEADFRYGLVRVRENAESIAFYGGEESEMQLLLTRFKSAFENLTQLLISSRNLEFFTSGYRYVIQILPAAVVAPMYFSGKIEFGVINQSVSAFNHILGDFSLIVYQFQALSAFSAVINRLGEFDDVLDRSNSKSLPDSLEDIDIIYKDFISSPVFESNGLTPQEKHETLLEIENLILKTPSESTLIRDLSLAIKQKDNLLITGPSGSGKTSLLRAMAGLWKTGTGKIIYYVKEGEDTEKFSSDVNTPLINTARDSMEDGGKSISRKSGIFFLPQKPYMVLGTLRQQLLYPTWGDDVVPTSDSNEKDVLTFLSNSDDMNNELVKPETDDLIKILEDVRLGYILARFGLDSTHEWSSVLSLGEQQRLAFARLLLSKPQLALLDESTSALDEANEVHLYEKIAAEGVTYISVGHRSTLCDFHDRVLRISATDSNNEQPNWCIEPTRRESSLKI, encoded by the exons atgATTTTGCTGACTCAACAAATCTCGAACCCACTTTTATTCTTTTCTTATAAATCAAACCCTTCCTTCAATCAATTCAATCACCATGTGCAACTTCATCAAGGTTTCACTTTCCTTACCCAATTTTCACAACAATCGTCCATTATGCCTATTTCCAATGGAAGGCATTTCAAGAGGAGGAATTTGAACAAATGTTTCTCTTCATCTGAATCTGGAAAATCTCTATTACCAGTTGATCTCGATAAG AAACAGGGGCAATTGGGAGGAGGGAGTGATGGTGCTGTGGCTGCAGAGGGGGAGAATCCTGATCTTCAGACGCTGTTTAGAAGGTTCTGGAAAGTGGCTGCTCCTTATTGGAGTTCTGATGATAAGGTCCAAGCAAGATTGCAGCTGGCTAGTGTTTTTATTCTCACTTTGGCTACCACTGGAATTAGTGTTGGATTCAGTTTTCTAGGGAGAGATTTCTATAATGCACTTGCCA ACAAGGATCAAGAGCAATTTACGAAGCAGCTACTTTACTACTTGGGTGGCTTTGCTGGAGGAATCCCG TTTTTTGTATTGAGAGATTATGCAAGAGAAACTCTTTCATTGAGATGGAGGTCTTGGATGACGAGGTATTACATGGATCGCTATTTGAAGAATCAGACTTTCTATAAACTTCAGTCACAGTCAATTATCGATAATCCAGATCAGCGAATTGTTGATGATCTAAGTTCTTTCACCGGAACAGCCCTTTCTTTCTCTTTGACACTCTTCAACGCTGCCGTAGACTTAATCTCATTCAGTAACATCTTATATGGAATATATCCTCCACTCTTTGTTGTTCTTCTCATATACTCTATTGGTGGTACAGCTATCAGTGTTTTCCTCGGAAAG GGCCTGGTGACTTTAAATTTCTTGCAAGAGAAAAAGGAGGCGGACTTTCGTTATGGACTTGTAAGGGTTCGGGAAAATGCTGAATCAATTGCTTTCTATGGCGGTGAAGAGAGTGAGATGCAACTTCTTCTGACGCGCTTCAAAAGTGCTTTCGAAAATCTGACT CAATTGCTGATTTCTTCTAGAAATCTGGAGTTCTTCACCAGTGGTTATCGCTATGTCATTCAAATTCTTCCTGCTGCTGTTGTTGCTCCAATGTATTTCTCTGGAAAAATCGAGTTTGGTGTCATCAATCAGTCAGTATCTGCTTTTAATCACATCCTTGGTGACTTTTCTCTCATTGTGTACCAGTTTCAAGCATTAAGTGCTTTTTCCGCCGTCATTAATCGTTTAG GTGAATTCGATGATGTTTTGGACAGAAGCAACTCTAAATCTCTTCCCGATTCTTTGGAAGACATAGATATTATATACAAAGACTTTATAAGTTCACCTGTATTTGAATCTAACGGATTAACTCCACAAGAGAAACATGAAACATTATTAGAGATAGAAAATTTGATTCTCAAGACACCAAGTGAATCTACACTTATTAGAGACTTATCATTGGCAATCAAGCAAAAGGATAATTTACTG ATAACAGGACCAAGTGGAAGTGGAAAAACTTCTTTGTTAAGAGCTATGGCTGGTCTATGGAAAACTGGTACTGGAAAGATCATATACTATGTAAAAGAAGGGGAAGACACTGAGAAATTTAGTTCAGATGTGAATACTCCTTTAATAAATACAGCTCGTGACTCAATGGAAGACGGAGGAAAATCCATAAGCAGAAAATCCGGAATTTTTTTCCTACCTCAAAAGCCGTACATGGTTTTAGGTACTCTTCGCCAACAATTACTTTATCCAACTTGGGGTGATGATGTAGTTCCCACATCAGATAGTAATGAAAAAG ATGTGCTTACTTTTTTGTCAAACTCAGATGATATGAATAACGAACTTGTGAAGCCGGAAACAGATGATTTGATAAAGATCTTAGAGGATGTCCGTCTTGGCTACATATTGGCTCGATTCGGTTTGGATTCAACACATGAGTGGTCTAGTGTTCTTTCTCTGGGAGAACAGCAACGTCTCGCGTTTGCTCGTCTTTTACTTTCGAAACCTCAGCTGGCTCTATTGGATGAGTCGACAAGTGCACTTGATGAAGCCAATGAG GTTCATCTGTACGAAAAGATTGCGGCAGAAGGCGTAACATACATCAGTGTTGGCCATAGATCAACCTTATGCGACTTTCATGACAGAGTCCTACGCATATCAGCGACCGATTCTAACAACGAACAGCCAAATTGGTGCATTGAACCCACTAGACGCGAATCCTCTCTAAAAATTTAG
- the LOC127135130 gene encoding ABC transporter D family member 2, chloroplastic isoform X2 translates to MQDKDQEQFTKQLLYYLGGFAGGIPFFVLRDYARETLSLRWRSWMTRYYMDRYLKNQTFYKLQSQSIIDNPDQRIVDDLSSFTGTALSFSLTLFNAAVDLISFSNILYGIYPPLFVVLLIYSIGGTAISVFLGKGLVTLNFLQEKKEADFRYGLVRVRENAESIAFYGGEESEMQLLLTRFKSAFENLTQLLISSRNLEFFTSGYRYVIQILPAAVVAPMYFSGKIEFGVINQSVSAFNHILGDFSLIVYQFQALSAFSAVINRLGEFDDVLDRSNSKSLPDSLEDIDIIYKDFISSPVFESNGLTPQEKHETLLEIENLILKTPSESTLIRDLSLAIKQKDNLLITGPSGSGKTSLLRAMAGLWKTGTGKIIYYVKEGEDTEKFSSDVNTPLINTARDSMEDGGKSISRKSGIFFLPQKPYMVLGTLRQQLLYPTWGDDVVPTSDSNEKDVLTFLSNSDDMNNELVKPETDDLIKILEDVRLGYILARFGLDSTHEWSSVLSLGEQQRLAFARLLLSKPQLALLDESTSALDEANEVHLYEKIAAEGVTYISVGHRSTLCDFHDRVLRISATDSNNEQPNWCIEPTRRESSLKI, encoded by the exons ATGCAAGACAAGGATCAAGAGCAATTTACGAAGCAGCTACTTTACTACTTGGGTGGCTTTGCTGGAGGAATCCCG TTTTTTGTATTGAGAGATTATGCAAGAGAAACTCTTTCATTGAGATGGAGGTCTTGGATGACGAGGTATTACATGGATCGCTATTTGAAGAATCAGACTTTCTATAAACTTCAGTCACAGTCAATTATCGATAATCCAGATCAGCGAATTGTTGATGATCTAAGTTCTTTCACCGGAACAGCCCTTTCTTTCTCTTTGACACTCTTCAACGCTGCCGTAGACTTAATCTCATTCAGTAACATCTTATATGGAATATATCCTCCACTCTTTGTTGTTCTTCTCATATACTCTATTGGTGGTACAGCTATCAGTGTTTTCCTCGGAAAG GGCCTGGTGACTTTAAATTTCTTGCAAGAGAAAAAGGAGGCGGACTTTCGTTATGGACTTGTAAGGGTTCGGGAAAATGCTGAATCAATTGCTTTCTATGGCGGTGAAGAGAGTGAGATGCAACTTCTTCTGACGCGCTTCAAAAGTGCTTTCGAAAATCTGACT CAATTGCTGATTTCTTCTAGAAATCTGGAGTTCTTCACCAGTGGTTATCGCTATGTCATTCAAATTCTTCCTGCTGCTGTTGTTGCTCCAATGTATTTCTCTGGAAAAATCGAGTTTGGTGTCATCAATCAGTCAGTATCTGCTTTTAATCACATCCTTGGTGACTTTTCTCTCATTGTGTACCAGTTTCAAGCATTAAGTGCTTTTTCCGCCGTCATTAATCGTTTAG GTGAATTCGATGATGTTTTGGACAGAAGCAACTCTAAATCTCTTCCCGATTCTTTGGAAGACATAGATATTATATACAAAGACTTTATAAGTTCACCTGTATTTGAATCTAACGGATTAACTCCACAAGAGAAACATGAAACATTATTAGAGATAGAAAATTTGATTCTCAAGACACCAAGTGAATCTACACTTATTAGAGACTTATCATTGGCAATCAAGCAAAAGGATAATTTACTG ATAACAGGACCAAGTGGAAGTGGAAAAACTTCTTTGTTAAGAGCTATGGCTGGTCTATGGAAAACTGGTACTGGAAAGATCATATACTATGTAAAAGAAGGGGAAGACACTGAGAAATTTAGTTCAGATGTGAATACTCCTTTAATAAATACAGCTCGTGACTCAATGGAAGACGGAGGAAAATCCATAAGCAGAAAATCCGGAATTTTTTTCCTACCTCAAAAGCCGTACATGGTTTTAGGTACTCTTCGCCAACAATTACTTTATCCAACTTGGGGTGATGATGTAGTTCCCACATCAGATAGTAATGAAAAAG ATGTGCTTACTTTTTTGTCAAACTCAGATGATATGAATAACGAACTTGTGAAGCCGGAAACAGATGATTTGATAAAGATCTTAGAGGATGTCCGTCTTGGCTACATATTGGCTCGATTCGGTTTGGATTCAACACATGAGTGGTCTAGTGTTCTTTCTCTGGGAGAACAGCAACGTCTCGCGTTTGCTCGTCTTTTACTTTCGAAACCTCAGCTGGCTCTATTGGATGAGTCGACAAGTGCACTTGATGAAGCCAATGAG GTTCATCTGTACGAAAAGATTGCGGCAGAAGGCGTAACATACATCAGTGTTGGCCATAGATCAACCTTATGCGACTTTCATGACAGAGTCCTACGCATATCAGCGACCGATTCTAACAACGAACAGCCAAATTGGTGCATTGAACCCACTAGACGCGAATCCTCTCTAAAAATTTAG